In Danaus plexippus chromosome 17, MEX_DaPlex, whole genome shotgun sequence, one DNA window encodes the following:
- the LOC116771298 gene encoding uncharacterized protein LOC116771298: MYVCFVRCDMKAISVYVHVCVLMSLYDCLMLKKECPQDEVHKSCSFYEEYTCWETPELNKRVKTTPKRLTHCRSGCFCNKGFVRSYPEGKCITELTCRDQELLATMRKIPNKTFDF; this comes from the exons atgtatgtttgttttgtaagATGTGATATGAAAGCAATTTCTGTTTACGTTCACGTGTGTGTGCTGATGAGTTTATACGACTGTTTGATGTTAA AGAAAGAATGTCCCCAAGATGAGGTCCACAAATCGTGTTCCTTCTACGAGGAGTACACCTGCTGGGAGACGCCCGAGCTGAACAAACGAGTGAAGACCACACCTAAGAGACTCACACACTGTAGATCTGGATGTTTTTGCAA cAAAGGTTTCGTCCGATCCTATCCCGAAGGAAAATGTATCACTGAATTGACTTGTCGAGATCAAGAACTTTTGGCCACCATGAGAAAGATACCTAATAAAACCTTCgacttttaa
- the LOC116771460 gene encoding uncharacterized protein LOC116771460, translated as MYKIAFLLSLTVLISASPQTFDRKHFKVGIEYERSLPMTGGSDRYKHRNNFDPFYVTVTASAKKNYVISYMEVSTTTDADGDVVFSLVRGDTGSKSLVFQLVSNNTEFLSFSYIVYGIKEDEYKKVMNIITLPRNNSWRSQCQFYSIVILILLALGYK; from the exons atgtataaaattgcatttttattatcgtTAACAGTGCTAATATCTGCCTCGCCGCAGACGTTCGACAGGAAGCACTTTAAAGTGGGCATTGAATATGAGC GTTCTCTACCGATGACCGGAGGCTCTGACAGATACAAACACAGAAATAACTTCGACCCATTCTACGTAACAGTCACTGCATCCGCTAAG AAGAATTACGTGATTTCCTATATGGAAGTATCAACAACAACAGACGCGGATGGCGATGTGGTGTTCAGTCTGGTGCGGGGAGACACCGGCTCCAAGAGTTTGGTGTTCCAACTTGTATCCAACAACACTGAATTCCTGTCTTTCTCCTACATAGTGTATGGCATCAAGGAGGATGAGTACAAAAAG gtaatgaatataataaccCTCCCAAGAAACAACAGCTGGCGATCTCAATGCCAGTTTTATTCCATTGTAATACTTATCTTATTAGCATtaggttataaataa
- the LOC116771459 gene encoding serine protease inhibitor swm-1 yields the protein MLKFFALHVALCVSVCAGIYIAKENCPNNEEYLLCGSACPANCSDTSPQCNDDCVEGCFCLSGYLRDGNGTCVSSDGCVTNITCGENEEFLPCGTACAASCSVPEPEICGLTCSMGCFCREGYYRDETSQKCVTLDKCPPQNCFNQNEAYDLCNAKCEPTCSEPAPICTKICSAGCICAPGYLRGPNGDCVSVNNCPSNGTSTGALAKYLNTINKILHLSYA from the exons atgttgaaattctTTGCATTACATGTTGCTTTGTGCGTATCTGTGTGTGCGGGCATTTATATAGCTAAGG AAAACTGTCCCAACAATGAGGAGTACCTTCTCTGCGGGTCGGCGTGCCCTGCGAACTGCTCGGATACCAGCCCTCAGTGTAATGACGACTGTGTGGAGGGATGCTTCTGTTTATCAGGATACTTGAGAGATGGGAATGGAACCTGCGTCAGTAGTGATGGTTGTG TAACAAATATAACGTGCGGCGAGAATGAGGAATTCCTTCCTTGCGGAACAGCCTGTGCAGCGTCTTGCTCCGTACCAGAACCCGAGATATGCGGCCTGACGTGCAGTATGGGCTGCTTCTGTCGGGAGGGATACTACCGGGATGAGACTAGCCAAAAATGTGTAACTTTGGATAAATGTCCTCCCC AAAACTGCTTCAACCAGAATGAGGCTTACGATCTTTGTAACGCTAAATGTGAGCCGACTTGCTCCGAACCGGCGCCTATTTGTACTAAAATTTGCAGCGCTGGCTGCATTTGCGCCCCGGGGTACCTGAGAGGTCCCAATGGAGACTGTGTTAGTGTCAATAATTGCCCCAGTAATGGTACTAGTACAGGGGCTTTAGCAAAGTATCTGAACACCATTAACAAGATTCTACATCTGTCTTACGCATAA